In one Acanthochromis polyacanthus isolate Apoly-LR-REF ecotype Palm Island chromosome 20, KAUST_Apoly_ChrSc, whole genome shotgun sequence genomic region, the following are encoded:
- the LOC110950933 gene encoding dermatan-sulfate epimerase-like protein, whose translation MYAQIPGNMAGSWAVHLFFLLTLFAVGTAFSGVFNTTDRDIFTDDLLQVKLTQDRATEQWKLQSADSHPNLYFNQVDVLHLRQRSSTTHSHIFKVIRAAVLTMLSNVPFYMPPVKHEEFTSKWNEIYGNNLPPLALYCLLCPEDSAALQFLIKFMDRMAEYPDWKVTSAPNDEVPVAHSLTGFATAYDFIYSYLDKGRRDVYLKKIRSETEKLYKLSKYRGWGKEYLQNHQTTNILALLIGAIVMGSHNDPESMIWKQVSVNYMEKTMFLLNHVVDGSLDEGVAYGSYTAKSITQYVFLAQRHFNIDNMQNNWLQRHFWFYFATLLPGFQRTVGIADSNYNWFYGPESQLVFLDTFVMKNGTGNWLAQQIRKHRPKDGPMGQSSAQRWATLHTEYIWYNFHLTPQPPHEFGKARMHIFSNWGVVTYGAGLPNGQSNTFVSFKSGRLGGRAVYDIVHEKPYSWVDGWNSFNPGHEHPDQNSFTFAPNGQVFVSEALYGPKYSYLNNVLVFSPSPTSQCNSPWEGQLGECAKWLRWTDEGVGDARGEVIAASSHRDTMFVSGEAVSAYSPAMRLKSVFRALVLLNSQTLLVLDHVEKWADSPVTSLSAFFHNLDIDFKYVPFRFMDRYNGAMMDVWDAHYKMFWFDSQGHSPDTRIQEAEQAAEFKKRWTQYVNVTFQMTGTVSRVAYVLHGPYVKVSNCRFMDNSKNGVRLSLIINNTEKIVSIATNYKDIGARMTYLGFGGHGKVEDRYQITRYGLGTQLIPKQINSDNQLFDFGFTVNVIAGVVLCVAIGFLTMQRKFYVCFSRLMRYALLSVLILWIAELLFVSNSCDQLLCGVKWKGAGAKSEVNKQIRLYEQHRLPLPTVVITTLPGSGSEILKHLFYNSSDFVYIRVPTEHVDIPETEFEFDSLVDACEWSRSDAVHGRFKIIQGWLHSLVHNTKLHLQNIQLAEGSRVKLPQRVSPSRDRKKRSRRREPAAELKGKLRASLDRDAEYVREMRRHVAEYPNARVVLNMRSGTWAVKLPFIQEVVGPSLRTIYLVRDPRAWIYLMVYNSKPSLYSLKNIPQHLSLIFKEDAVRDGCPAVAPEFKIIQRLLSRSETNPVLILAHLWLAHTAAVLRISESLPEESYLQVRFEDVVNFPQETAETIHTFLGVPVSPAALNQLIFTTSTNLYNLMYEGDISPANINMWRQKMSRKDIRLIEDVCGSVMKRLGYTRFAS comes from the coding sequence ATGTATGCACAAATACCTGGCAACATGGCAGGTAGCTGGgctgtgcatttgttttttttactgacacTGTTCGCAGTGGGGACAGCTTTCTCGGGGGTCTTCAACACCACAGACAGAGACATTTTCACGGATGACTTGCTGCAGGTCAAGCTCACACAAGACAGAGCAACGGAACAGTGGAAACTCCAGTCTGCTGATTCCCATCCTAACCTATATTTTAACCAAGTAGACGTGTTGCACTTGAGGCAAAGGTCCTCCACCACCCACAGTCACATATTTAAAGTCATCCGGGCGGCTGTGCTCACCATGTTGTCGAACGTCCCCTTTTACATGCCCCCTGTGAAACATGAGGAGTTTACAAGCAAGTGGAATGAGATTTATGGGAACAACCTGCCTCCCCTGGCTCTCTACTGCCTGCTGTGCCCGGAAGACTCGGCCGCCCTGCAGTTTCTTATCAAGTTTATGGATAGGATGGCTGAATATCCAGACTGGAAAGTGACTAGCGCGCCGAACGATGAGGTCCCTGTGGCGCACTCTCTCACCGGGTTTGCCACTGCTTATGACTTTATTTACTCCTACCTGGATAAGGGCAGGAGGGatgtttacctgaagaaaattCGCTCTGAGACGGAGAAGCTGTACAAGCTCTCCAAGTACAGAGGCTGGGGGAAAGAGTATCTCCAAAATCACCAAACCACGAACATTTTAGCTCTCCTGATTGGTGCGATCGTGATGGGATCGCATAATGATCCAGAATCAATGATCTGGAAACAGGTGTCTGTGAACTACATGGAGAAAACTATGTTCCTCCTGAATCATGTTGTCGATGGGTCTCTGGATGAGGGAGTAGCTTATGGAAGCTACACAGCCAAGTCCATCACACAGTACGTCTTCTTAGCTCAGCGCCATTTCAATATTGACAACATGCAGAACAACTGGCTGCAGAGACACTTCTGGTTTTACTTTGCCACCCTGCTGCCCGGCTTTCAGAGGACAGTTGGCATCGCGGACTCCAACTACAACTGGTTTTACGGGCCGGAGAGCCAGCTGGTGTTCCTCGACACGTTCGTCATGAAGAACGGCACGGGGAACTGGCTGGCTCAGCAGATTAGAAAGCACCGGCCCAAGGACGGTCCCATGGGGCAGTCTTCTGCCCAGCGGTGGGCCACGCTTCACACAGAATACATCTGGTACAACTTCCACCTCACGCCGCAGCCCCCACATGAGTTTGGTAAAGCTAGGATGCATATTTTCTCAAACTGGGGTGTGGTTACCTATGGAGCCGGGCTTCCCAATGGTCAGAGTAacacttttgtctcatttaagtCTGGCCGCCTGGGTGGGCGTGCAGTTTATGACATTGTTCATGAAAAGCCTTACTCCTGGGTGGACGGCTGGAACAGCTTTAACCCTGGTCATGAGCACCCGGACCAGAACTCCTTTACATTCGCCCCGAACGGACAAGTATTTGTGTCCGAAGCACTTTATGGCCCAAAGTACAGCTATCTTAACAATGTTCTGGTGTTTAGTCCGTCTCCTACTAGTCAGTGTAACAGTCCGTGGGAGGGTCAGTTGGGGGAGTGTGCTAAGTGGCTGCGATGGACTGATGAGGGGGTGGGTGATGCTAGAGGGGAGGTGATTGCAGCCTCCTCACACAGGGACACCATGTTTGTGAGCGGGGAGGCCGTGTCGGCTTATTCCCCCGCCATGAGGCTAAAGAGTGTTTTCAGAGCTTTGGTTCTGCTCAACTCGCAGACTTTGCTCGTGCTTGACCATGTGGAGAAGTGGGCTGATTCACCCGTCACGTCCCTCAGCGCTTTTTTCCACAATCTCGACATTGACTTTAAATACGTCCCTTTCAGATTCATGGACAGATATAACGGCGCCATGATGGATGTGTGGGATGCTCATTACAAAATGTTCTGGTTCGACAGCCAGGGTCACAGCCCTGATACCAGGATACAGGAGGCAGAACAGGCAGCTGAATTCAAAAAGAGGTGGACGCAGTATGTCAATGTCACTTTTCAGATGACAGGCACAGTCAGCAGAGTGGCTTACGTGTTACATGGGCCGTATGTCAAAGTGTCCAACTGTAGATTTATGGATAACAGTAAAAATGGGGTGAGGCTTTCTTTAATCATAAATAACACGGAGAAGATTGTGTCTATTGCTACAAATTATAAAGACATTGGGGCAAGGATGACTTATTTGGGGTTTGGAGGTCATGGTAAAGTTGAGGATAGATATCAGATCACTCGCTATGGCCTCGGGACACAACTCATCCCGAAACAAATCAACAGTGATAATCAGCTGTTTGATTTTGGATTCACAGTGAATGTGATCGCGGGGGTGGTTCTCTGCGTGGCCATAGGATTTTTGACCATGCAGAGAAAGTTTTATGTTTGCTTCAGCAGGCTGATGCGCTACGCCctcctctctgtgctcattCTGTGGATAGccgagctgctgtttgtgtctaACAGCTGCGATCAGCTTCTCTGTGGGGTAAAATGGAAAGGTGCGGGTGCCAAAAGCgaagtaaacaaacaaatcagaCTGTACGAGCAGCACCGGCTCCCCCTCCCCACCGTCGTCATAACAACCCTTCCCGGTTCGGGATCGGAAATACTCAAGCACCTTTTCTACAACAGCTCGGACTTTGTTTACATAAGAGTTCCCACCGAGCATGTGGACATTCCTGAGACGGAGTTCGAGTTCGACTCTCTGGTGGATGCGTGCGAGTGGTCAAGGTCAGATGCCGTGCACGGGCGGTTTAAGATTATTCAGGGCTGGCTGCATTCGCTAGTCCACAATACCAAGCTGCACTTGCAAAATATTCAGCTCGCAGAGGGTAGCAGGGTCAAACTGCCCCAGAGAGTCAGCCCCTCCagggacagaaagaaaagatcCAGGAGGAGAGAGCCGGCAGCCGAGCTGAAGGGCAAACTGAGGGCCAGCCTGGACAGAGATGCAGAGTATGTTAGGGAGATGAGGCGCCATGTTGCTGAGTACCCAAACGCCCGGGTGGTCCTCAACATGCGCAGTGGAACCTGGGCTGTCAAACTGCCTTTCATTCAGGAGGTGGTGGGGCCTTCCTTGAGGACAATCTATTTAGTGAGAGACCCTCGAGCGTGGATTTATCTCATGGTCTATAACAGTAAACCCAGCCTTTACTCCCTTAAAAACATCCCACAGCACCTTTCCTTGATATTCAAGGAGGACGCCGTCAGGGATGGGTGCCCAGCTGTTGCACCAGAGTTTAAAATAATCCAACGGCTGCTGTCCCGTTCAGAGACAAACCCCGTTCTGATTCTGGCTCATCTGTGGCTGGCTCACACTGCAGCAGTGCTAAGAATCAGCGAGAGCCTCCCCGAGGAGTCCTACCTCCAAGTGAGGTTTGAGGACGTGGTCAACTTCCCCCAGGAGACGGCGGAGACCATACACACCTTTCTGGGGGTGCCGGTGTCACCCGCAGCCCTCAATCAACTCATATTCACCACCTCCACGAACCTGTACAATCTAATGTACGAGGGAGACATCTCACCAGCCAACATTAACATGtggagacaaaaaatgtctcGAAAGGACATCAGACTGATTGAGGATGTGTGTGGAAGTGTAATGAAGAGGCTCGGATACACCAGGTTTGCCAGTTAA